A single Microbacterium protaetiae DNA region contains:
- the ligD gene encoding non-homologous end-joining DNA ligase, producing MASPRITLTVPGPHGDREVSLSSPDRVVWPDAGITKRELAEYFIAVAEPFLAANGNRPVSLQRFPDGIDGEAFFSKNPPKGAPDYVESVTVTYNSGRRHPQLVLTEIAAAVWAAQMNTVVFHPWASLAADTDHPVELRIDLDPQPGTDFADAVAVAPALREVLAEAGLDAWVKTSGSRGLHVFCPIEPMYEFLDVRHAVIAAGRELARRLPEKVTMDWWKEERGARIFIDFNQANRDRTMAGAYSPRALPAATVSTPVTWNELTDVDPASFTVRTIPRRLAEVGDPWRQLAAKPGRIDTLLEWWQRDLDDGLGELPFPPEFPKMPGEPPRVQPSRTRKED from the coding sequence ATGGCTTCACCGCGGATCACACTGACGGTGCCCGGGCCGCACGGCGACCGCGAGGTCTCTTTGTCGAGTCCCGATCGGGTGGTGTGGCCCGATGCCGGCATCACCAAGCGCGAGTTGGCCGAATATTTCATCGCCGTCGCCGAGCCGTTCCTGGCCGCCAACGGCAACCGTCCGGTTTCTTTGCAGCGGTTCCCCGACGGCATCGACGGCGAGGCGTTCTTCTCGAAGAACCCACCCAAGGGGGCTCCCGACTATGTCGAGAGCGTCACCGTGACGTACAACAGCGGGCGGCGGCATCCGCAGCTCGTGCTCACCGAGATCGCCGCGGCGGTGTGGGCCGCGCAGATGAACACGGTCGTCTTCCATCCCTGGGCGTCGCTGGCCGCCGACACCGATCACCCGGTCGAGCTGCGCATCGACCTCGACCCGCAGCCGGGCACCGACTTCGCCGACGCTGTGGCGGTGGCCCCGGCGCTGCGCGAGGTGCTGGCAGAGGCGGGGCTGGATGCCTGGGTGAAAACGAGCGGCAGCCGCGGCCTGCATGTGTTCTGCCCGATCGAGCCGATGTACGAGTTCCTCGACGTGCGGCACGCGGTCATCGCCGCCGGCCGTGAGCTGGCCCGGCGCCTGCCCGAGAAGGTCACGATGGACTGGTGGAAGGAAGAGCGCGGCGCGCGCATCTTCATCGACTTCAACCAGGCCAACCGTGACCGCACCATGGCCGGTGCGTACAGCCCCCGCGCCCTGCCCGCGGCCACCGTGTCGACGCCGGTGACGTGGAACGAACTGACCGACGTCGACCCCGCCTCGTTCACGGTGCGCACGATTCCGCGGCGGCTTGCCGAGGTGGGCGATCCGTGGCGTCAGCTGGCCGCGAAACCGGGCCGGATCGACACGCTCCTGGAGTGGTGGCAGCGCGACCTCGACGACGGACTGGGCGAACTTCCCTTCCCACCGGAGTTTCCGAAGATGCCGGGCGAGCCGCCCCGGGTGCAGCCGAGCCGGACGCGCAAGGAGGACTGA
- the sucC gene encoding ADP-forming succinate--CoA ligase subunit beta, which yields MDLYEYQARDLFEQYEVPVLPGIIADTPEEVKAAAEKLGGVVVVKAQVKTGGRGKAGGVKVAKTPEEAYEAAQAILGLDIKGHIVKRVMVAGGARIAKEFYFSVLLDRANRSYLSLSSVEGGMEIEQLAVEKPEALARVEVDPLTGIDQAKALEIAQAAGFDADLAPKVAEVFVKLYNVYKGEDATLVEVNPLVQTEEGDIIALDGKVSLDDNASFRHPNHEALEDKSAADPLEAKAKQHDLNYVKLDGQVGIIGNGAGLVMSTLDVVAYAGEKHGGVKPANFLDIGGGASATVMAAGLDVILGDAQVKSVFVNVFGGITSCVAVAEGIVKALEILGDAATKPLVVRLDGNQVEEGRAILAGANHPLVTLASSMDEGADKAAELANA from the coding sequence GTGGATCTCTACGAGTACCAGGCACGAGACCTGTTCGAACAGTATGAGGTGCCGGTGCTTCCCGGCATCATCGCCGATACCCCCGAAGAAGTGAAGGCTGCGGCCGAGAAGCTGGGCGGGGTCGTCGTCGTCAAGGCGCAGGTCAAGACCGGCGGTCGCGGAAAGGCCGGCGGCGTCAAGGTCGCAAAGACGCCCGAGGAGGCGTATGAGGCGGCCCAGGCCATTCTGGGTCTGGACATCAAGGGCCACATCGTCAAGCGCGTGATGGTCGCCGGCGGCGCCCGCATCGCGAAGGAGTTCTACTTCTCGGTGCTGCTGGATCGCGCCAACCGCTCCTACCTGTCGCTCTCCAGCGTCGAGGGCGGCATGGAGATCGAGCAGCTCGCCGTCGAGAAGCCCGAGGCGCTCGCGCGCGTCGAGGTCGACCCGCTCACCGGCATCGACCAGGCGAAGGCGCTCGAGATCGCCCAGGCTGCCGGCTTCGACGCCGATCTGGCCCCGAAGGTGGCCGAGGTGTTCGTCAAGCTCTACAACGTGTACAAGGGTGAGGACGCCACGCTCGTCGAGGTGAACCCGCTCGTGCAGACCGAAGAGGGTGACATCATCGCCCTCGACGGCAAGGTGTCGCTCGACGACAATGCGTCGTTCCGTCACCCGAACCACGAGGCGCTCGAAGACAAGTCGGCCGCTGACCCGCTCGAGGCCAAGGCCAAGCAGCACGACCTCAACTATGTGAAGCTCGACGGCCAGGTCGGCATCATCGGCAACGGTGCGGGCTTGGTCATGTCCACGCTCGACGTCGTCGCGTACGCCGGCGAGAAGCACGGCGGCGTGAAGCCGGCCAACTTCCTCGACATCGGCGGCGGGGCCTCGGCCACCGTCATGGCCGCGGGCCTCGACGTGATCCTGGGCGACGCGCAGGTCAAGAGCGTCTTCGTCAACGTGTTCGGCGGCATCACCTCGTGCGTGGCCGTGGCCGAAGGCATCGTCAAGGCGCTGGAGATTCTCGGGGATGCCGCCACCAAGCCGCTGGTCGTGCGCCTCGACGGCAACCAGGTCGAAGAGGGCCGGGCCATTCTCGCCGGTGCGAACCACCCGCTGGTGACCTTGGCTTCGAGCATGGACGAAGGCGCCGACAAGGCCGCCGAGCTGGCCAACGCCTGA
- a CDS encoding MFS transporter → MTPTAVGERPFRARFVTPLLWGTSLNPINSSIIATSLVAIGTGFGVSAGQTATLVAAVYVASAVAQPAMGRLASQFGARRVFLIGLSIVTLAGIVGTFAPSFGWLIASRALIGIGTAAGYPTAMAMIRSRAEAAGSGIPGTVLGGISIAGQVTAALGLPLGGLLVGLWGWPAVFAVNIPLGLAGIVLALVWLPADKPRVRSSARELARALDPLGMAFFTAAVIALIAVLSDVRHPNWWFAGAFAVAVAAMIWWELRARHPFIDLRMLAGNHPLVRTYLRQALTLMAAYTVLYGYVQWLEEGRGLAASVSGLVMLPMSAVAAIGAAVIAPRAQVRGPLLISAVAVIAGGVALTLVGAHTNVVLLVALSLVFGVVMGMNSTANQAALYTQTTSDEIGVASGLLRTSSYLGAIFASALIALAFPGRATDAGLHAAALVLVGLGVAVLLLVLLDRRLPWRGH, encoded by the coding sequence TTGACCCCGACCGCCGTCGGAGAGCGTCCGTTCCGGGCGAGGTTCGTCACCCCGCTGCTGTGGGGCACCTCGCTCAACCCGATCAATTCCTCGATCATCGCGACCTCGCTGGTCGCCATCGGCACCGGCTTCGGCGTCAGCGCCGGGCAGACGGCCACGCTCGTGGCCGCCGTCTACGTCGCCAGCGCGGTCGCGCAGCCGGCGATGGGTCGACTGGCGAGCCAGTTCGGGGCACGTCGGGTGTTCCTGATCGGGCTGTCGATCGTGACCCTCGCCGGCATCGTCGGCACTTTCGCGCCCTCGTTCGGCTGGCTGATCGCCTCGCGGGCCCTGATCGGCATCGGCACGGCGGCCGGCTACCCGACCGCGATGGCGATGATCAGATCCCGTGCCGAGGCGGCGGGCAGCGGCATCCCGGGCACAGTACTCGGGGGGATCTCGATCGCCGGCCAGGTGACGGCGGCCCTCGGCCTGCCGTTGGGCGGGCTGCTGGTGGGACTGTGGGGATGGCCGGCGGTGTTCGCCGTGAACATTCCGCTGGGCCTTGCCGGCATCGTGCTGGCGCTGGTGTGGCTGCCCGCCGACAAGCCCCGAGTGCGCAGTTCGGCACGGGAGCTGGCCCGCGCTCTCGATCCGCTCGGCATGGCGTTCTTCACCGCGGCGGTGATCGCCCTGATCGCGGTGCTGTCGGATGTGCGGCATCCGAATTGGTGGTTCGCCGGTGCATTCGCGGTGGCCGTGGCAGCCATGATCTGGTGGGAGCTGCGCGCGCGGCATCCCTTCATCGATCTGCGGATGCTGGCGGGCAATCATCCGCTGGTGCGCACATATCTGCGCCAAGCGCTGACCCTGATGGCCGCGTACACGGTGCTGTACGGCTATGTGCAGTGGCTCGAGGAGGGGCGCGGGCTTGCCGCCAGCGTCAGCGGGCTGGTCATGCTGCCGATGAGCGCGGTCGCCGCGATCGGCGCCGCCGTGATCGCACCGCGCGCGCAGGTGCGTGGGCCGCTGCTGATCAGCGCTGTCGCAGTCATCGCCGGCGGCGTGGCCTTGACGCTCGTCGGCGCCCACACGAACGTGGTACTTCTTGTCGCCTTGAGTCTCGTGTTCGGTGTCGTGATGGGCATGAACTCCACGGCCAATCAGGCCGCGCTCTACACCCAGACCACCTCCGATGAGATCGGCGTGGCCTCGGGCCTGCTGCGTACGTCGAGCTATCTGGGCGCTATCTTCGCCTCGGCGCTGATAGCACTCGCCTTCCCCGGGCGCGCCACCGACGCCGGTCTGCACGCTGCCGCGCTGGTGCTGGTGGGGCTGGGCGTGGCGGTGCTGCTGCTGGTGCTGCTCGACCGGCGGCTGCCGTGGCGAGGACACTGA
- a CDS encoding ATP-dependent DNA ligase: MQLPVMPPVAPMLAKSVKEIPDLGHAEPKWDGFRTIVFRDGDEVVLGSRNERPLTRYFPELVDALKAHTPTRCVIDGEIVVATDDHLDFEALQQRIHPADSRVRLLAAQTPASFIGFDLLALDDLDLMPQPFGQRRARLVEALGDAADPIFVTPSTADLQQAREWFDSFEGAGLDGVVAKPLEGTYQPGKRSMFKIKHERTADCVVAGFRWHKTGDVVGSLLLGLYSDDGQLQHVGVTASFPMARRKTLLDELAPYRDVDLAQHPWGRWAEHEAGDQRRPGAVSRWNAGKDLSFVPLRPELVVEVAYDHMEGDRFRHIPSFRRWRPDRDPRSCTFDQLEEATDFRLSAILPGR; this comes from the coding sequence ATGCAGCTGCCCGTCATGCCACCCGTCGCACCGATGCTCGCCAAGTCGGTCAAGGAGATCCCCGATCTCGGGCACGCCGAGCCCAAGTGGGACGGTTTCCGCACCATCGTCTTCCGAGACGGTGACGAGGTCGTGCTCGGCAGCCGCAACGAACGGCCGCTGACCCGGTACTTTCCCGAACTCGTCGACGCGCTCAAAGCGCACACGCCAACGCGTTGCGTCATCGACGGAGAGATCGTCGTGGCCACCGACGACCACCTCGATTTCGAGGCGCTGCAGCAGCGCATTCACCCGGCCGACAGCAGGGTTCGACTGCTGGCCGCACAGACACCCGCCTCGTTCATCGGGTTCGACCTGCTCGCTCTCGACGATCTCGACCTCATGCCGCAGCCCTTCGGGCAGCGCCGTGCGCGTCTGGTCGAAGCACTGGGGGATGCCGCCGACCCGATCTTCGTCACACCGTCGACCGCCGACCTTCAGCAGGCGCGGGAGTGGTTCGACAGCTTCGAGGGTGCGGGGCTCGACGGCGTCGTGGCCAAGCCGCTTGAGGGCACGTACCAGCCGGGCAAGCGCAGCATGTTCAAGATCAAGCACGAACGCACCGCCGACTGCGTCGTCGCCGGATTCCGCTGGCACAAGACCGGCGATGTGGTCGGCTCGCTGCTGCTGGGCCTGTACAGCGACGACGGGCAGCTGCAACACGTCGGCGTGACCGCCTCGTTTCCGATGGCGCGCCGCAAGACCCTTCTCGATGAGCTCGCGCCGTACCGTGACGTCGATCTGGCGCAGCATCCCTGGGGTAGGTGGGCAGAGCACGAGGCCGGTGATCAGCGGCGCCCGGGCGCGGTGAGCAGGTGGAACGCCGGCAAGGACCTCTCGTTCGTGCCGCTGCGCCCCGAACTCGTCGTCGAGGTGGCCTATGACCACATGGAAGGCGATCGTTTTCGCCACATTCCGAGCTTTCGCCGCTGGCGTCCCGACCGTGACCCGCGCTCATGCACGTTCGATCAGCTGGAAGAGGCCACCGACTTTCGGCTGTCGGCGATTCTTCCGGGGCGGTGA
- a CDS encoding NCS2 family permease, producing the protein MSTAPAPESTAEEARPPKNGFDRFFEISKRGSTLGTEIRGGIVTFVTMAYIVILNPIILGGTKDVAGNILDGQQLAAVTALTAGAMTILFGLISRLPFAFAAGLGINSFLAVSVVGQLTWPEAMGLVLINGLIIVLLSATGLRRMIMDAIPMELKIAITVGIGMFIAFIGLVDGTFVTGTGLNSPPVGLGVNGSIATVPTLLFVLTLLLAGILMARKVKAALLIALVSGTVVAMIIEAIWHLGAKSADNPNGWSMSIPALPAQWLSLPDLGLVGHVDLVHSWGRIGAIACIMLIFTLVFTNFFDAMGTMTGLAEEAGLSDGKGNFPRLKSALIIEGVGAVMGGATSGSSNTVFVESASGIGEGARTGVANLVTGALFLIAMFLTPLTSIVPSEVASAALVVVGALMMSQIRRIEFHDMSVLIPVFITVAVMPFTYSIANGIGAGFIAWVVIRSLSGKARQISPLLWIVAAGFAIYFARGPLEQLIGG; encoded by the coding sequence ATGAGCACAGCCCCTGCGCCCGAATCGACCGCCGAAGAAGCCCGCCCGCCCAAGAACGGGTTCGACAGGTTCTTCGAGATCAGCAAGCGCGGATCGACCCTCGGCACCGAGATCCGCGGCGGCATCGTCACGTTCGTGACCATGGCGTACATCGTCATCCTCAACCCGATCATCCTCGGGGGCACGAAAGACGTCGCCGGCAACATCCTCGACGGCCAGCAGCTTGCCGCCGTGACCGCTTTGACCGCCGGTGCCATGACGATCCTGTTCGGCCTGATCTCCCGCCTGCCTTTCGCATTCGCCGCGGGCCTGGGCATCAACTCGTTCCTGGCGGTGAGCGTGGTCGGGCAGTTGACCTGGCCCGAGGCCATGGGCCTGGTGCTCATCAACGGTCTGATCATCGTGCTGCTGTCGGCGACTGGACTGCGGCGCATGATCATGGACGCCATCCCGATGGAGCTGAAGATCGCCATCACGGTCGGCATCGGCATGTTCATCGCCTTCATCGGGCTCGTCGACGGCACCTTCGTGACCGGCACAGGGCTGAATTCGCCGCCCGTCGGCCTCGGGGTGAACGGCTCGATCGCGACCGTTCCCACCCTGCTGTTCGTGCTGACGCTGCTGCTGGCCGGAATCCTCATGGCGCGCAAGGTCAAGGCCGCGCTGCTGATAGCGCTGGTGTCGGGCACAGTGGTGGCCATGATCATCGAGGCGATCTGGCATCTGGGCGCCAAGAGCGCCGACAACCCCAACGGCTGGTCGATGTCGATCCCCGCGCTTCCCGCGCAGTGGCTGAGCCTGCCCGATCTGGGCCTGGTCGGTCACGTCGATCTCGTGCACAGCTGGGGCCGTATCGGGGCCATCGCGTGCATCATGCTGATCTTCACCCTCGTGTTCACCAACTTCTTCGACGCGATGGGCACGATGACCGGCCTGGCCGAAGAGGCCGGGCTCTCTGACGGCAAGGGCAACTTCCCTCGCCTGAAGTCGGCGCTGATCATCGAGGGCGTCGGCGCCGTGATGGGTGGCGCGACCTCGGGATCGTCGAACACCGTGTTCGTCGAGTCGGCGTCGGGCATCGGCGAGGGGGCGCGCACAGGCGTGGCCAACCTCGTCACCGGCGCACTGTTCCTGATCGCCATGTTCCTCACTCCGCTGACCTCGATCGTGCCCAGTGAGGTCGCCTCTGCGGCCCTGGTCGTGGTCGGCGCGCTGATGATGTCGCAGATCCGCCGCATCGAGTTCCACGACATGTCGGTGCTGATCCCGGTGTTCATCACGGTGGCGGTCATGCCGTTCACCTACTCGATCGCCAACGGCATCGGCGCGGGCTTCATCGCCTGGGTCGTCATCCGCTCGCTGTCGGGCAAGGCCCGCCAGATAAGCCCGCTGCTGTGGATCGTGGCCGCAGGCTTCGCCATCTACTTCGCGCGCGGACCGCTCGAGCAGCTGATCGGCGGGTGA
- a CDS encoding TetR/AcrR family transcriptional regulator: MKDSHVADDVTRAAVELFAVQGYASTSVQQIVEAAGVTKGAMYHYFESKDDLLFGIYDRLLSLQKTRLDAIITAGGDIDQVLRAACVDVIETSIDDLPAATVFFRSAHLVSASRQHEVTRRRRAYHDAFVALIEQGQAQGLWRTDIPTAVLVAHFFSDVHYLSQWYSPEGPESKTQVAEQLTDLFLAGISRPDAASRRG, from the coding sequence ATGAAGGACTCCCACGTCGCAGACGACGTCACGCGCGCTGCGGTCGAGCTTTTCGCGGTGCAGGGCTATGCCAGCACGAGCGTGCAGCAGATCGTCGAGGCGGCCGGCGTCACCAAGGGCGCGATGTACCACTACTTCGAGTCGAAGGACGACCTGCTGTTCGGCATCTACGATCGGCTGCTGTCACTGCAGAAGACGCGGCTCGACGCGATCATCACTGCGGGCGGCGACATCGATCAGGTGCTGCGCGCGGCCTGCGTCGACGTCATCGAGACCTCGATCGACGATCTGCCGGCGGCCACCGTGTTCTTTCGCAGCGCGCACCTGGTCTCGGCCTCTCGGCAGCATGAGGTCACCCGGCGCCGGCGCGCATATCACGACGCGTTCGTCGCGCTCATCGAGCAAGGCCAGGCGCAGGGTCTGTGGCGCACCGACATTCCCACCGCGGTGCTGGTTGCCCACTTCTTCAGCGACGTGCACTACCTGTCGCAGTGGTATTCGCCCGAGGGTCCCGAGAGCAAGACGCAGGTGGCCGAGCAGCTCACGGATCTTTTTCTGGCAGGAATCAGCAGACCGGATGCCGCGAGCCGGCGCGGGTGA
- a CDS encoding SDR family oxidoreductase, which translates to MALNRFADTVTLITGSSRGIGFAVAKRLVDEGGAVVITGRKQEALDAAVAELGPAASGIAGHADDPAHRAAVYQHIAERHGHLEHLVNNTGINPVYGPIVDVDADAARKILEVNVVATLDWTRDAVAAGLSRSVVNIASVAGLGASPGIAFYGISKAAVINLTMQLAFELAPAVRVNAVAPAIIKTRFARALYEGREAQVADDYPLKRLGEPADVAGPVAFLLSADAAWITGHALPIDGGSGIRPLA; encoded by the coding sequence ATGGCTCTCAACCGCTTCGCAGACACCGTGACGCTGATCACCGGCTCCAGCCGCGGCATCGGCTTCGCGGTGGCCAAGCGCCTGGTCGACGAAGGCGGAGCGGTCGTGATCACCGGCCGCAAGCAGGAGGCCCTGGATGCCGCGGTGGCTGAACTCGGTCCGGCCGCCTCGGGCATCGCCGGCCACGCGGATGACCCCGCGCACCGCGCCGCGGTCTACCAACACATCGCCGAGCGGCACGGACACCTCGAACACCTCGTGAACAACACCGGGATCAACCCGGTCTACGGCCCGATCGTGGATGTCGACGCGGACGCCGCCCGCAAGATCCTCGAGGTGAACGTCGTGGCCACCCTCGACTGGACCCGCGATGCGGTGGCTGCGGGACTATCGCGATCGGTCGTCAACATCGCGTCGGTGGCCGGCCTCGGCGCCAGCCCGGGCATCGCCTTCTACGGCATCTCGAAGGCGGCCGTGATCAACCTGACGATGCAACTGGCGTTCGAACTCGCGCCCGCGGTCCGTGTCAACGCCGTCGCGCCGGCGATCATCAAGACGCGGTTCGCGCGGGCCCTGTACGAAGGGCGCGAGGCGCAGGTCGCCGACGATTACCCGTTGAAGCGGCTCGGGGAACCGGCCGATGTCGCCGGGCCCGTCGCGTTCCTGCTGTCGGCGGATGCCGCGTGGATCACCGGCCACGCGCTGCCGATCGACGGCGGGTCAGGCATCCGCCCCCTCGCGTAA
- the sucD gene encoding succinate--CoA ligase subunit alpha yields MSIYLNKDSKVIVQGITGGEGTKHTALMLKAGTNVVGGVNARKAGTTVSHTDKDGNPVELPVFGTVAEAIEKTGADVSIAFVPPAFTKDAMIEAIDTEIPLLVVITEGVPVGDTAEAWAYAQSKGNKTRIIGPNCPGVITPGEALVGITPANITGKGPIGLVSKSGTLTYQMMFELRDLGFSTAIGIGGDPVIGTTHIDALAAFEADPETKAIVMIGEIGGDAEERAAEFIKANVTKPVVGYVAGFTAPEGKTMGHAGAIVSGSAGTAQAKKEALEAAGVKVGKTPSETAELMREIITAL; encoded by the coding sequence ATGTCGATCTACCTCAACAAGGATTCCAAGGTCATCGTCCAGGGCATCACCGGCGGCGAGGGCACCAAGCACACCGCGCTCATGCTCAAGGCCGGCACCAACGTCGTCGGCGGCGTGAACGCGCGCAAGGCCGGCACCACGGTGTCGCACACCGACAAGGACGGCAACCCCGTCGAGCTGCCCGTGTTCGGCACGGTGGCCGAGGCCATCGAGAAGACGGGCGCCGACGTGTCGATCGCCTTCGTGCCGCCGGCGTTCACCAAGGACGCGATGATCGAAGCCATCGACACCGAGATTCCGCTGCTCGTGGTCATCACCGAGGGTGTGCCGGTCGGCGACACCGCCGAGGCCTGGGCCTACGCGCAGAGCAAGGGCAACAAGACCCGCATCATCGGTCCGAACTGCCCCGGCGTCATCACTCCGGGTGAGGCGCTGGTGGGCATCACGCCGGCCAACATCACCGGCAAGGGCCCGATCGGCCTGGTGTCGAAGTCGGGCACGCTGACCTACCAGATGATGTTCGAGCTGCGCGACCTGGGCTTCTCGACCGCCATCGGCATCGGCGGTGACCCGGTCATCGGCACCACCCACATCGACGCGCTGGCCGCGTTCGAGGCCGACCCCGAGACCAAGGCGATCGTCATGATCGGCGAGATCGGCGGCGACGCCGAAGAGCGCGCGGCCGAGTTCATCAAGGCGAACGTCACCAAGCCGGTCGTCGGCTACGTCGCCGGATTCACCGCGCCCGAGGGCAAGACCATGGGCCACGCCGGCGCCATCGTGTCCGGCTCGGCCGGCACCGCGCAGGCCAAGAAGGAGGCCCTCGAGGCCGCCGGCGTCAAGGTCGGCAAGACGCCCAGCGAAACCGCCGAGCTGATGCGCGAGATCATCACCGCGCTGTAA
- a CDS encoding nitroreductase family deazaflavin-dependent oxidoreductase, translating to MRASRIDRAIAALLGTQWLVRAPIALYRAGFGWLFGTRLVMIEHLGRVSREPRFVVVEVAERTRNRIVVASGFGTKAQWYRNLGANSVAYLSTGRARRVRAHVRLLDRDESTTALQRYAAQHPVAWKHLKGAMDAAAGADAFIPLVEFTPPRTKD from the coding sequence ATGAGGGCATCGCGCATCGACCGGGCGATCGCCGCGCTGTTAGGCACGCAGTGGCTCGTGCGTGCGCCTATCGCCCTGTATCGCGCCGGCTTCGGGTGGCTGTTCGGCACGCGCCTGGTCATGATCGAACACCTTGGTCGCGTCTCGCGCGAGCCGCGTTTCGTCGTCGTCGAGGTGGCCGAGCGCACTCGCAACCGCATCGTGGTCGCGTCGGGATTCGGCACGAAGGCCCAGTGGTACCGCAATCTCGGGGCCAACTCCGTCGCCTACCTCAGCACCGGGCGGGCGCGGCGGGTGCGTGCGCACGTGCGTCTTCTCGACCGGGATGAGTCGACCACAGCTCTGCAGCGGTATGCAGCGCAGCATCCCGTCGCCTGGAAACATCTGAAGGGGGCGATGGATGCCGCAGCCGGCGCAGACGCGTTCATCCCGCTCGTCGAGTTCACCCCGCCGCGCACGAAAGATTGA
- a CDS encoding nitroreductase family deazaflavin-dependent oxidoreductase, giving the protein MPLTGEYKPSTAAWAREQAETFEATAGEEANTLRGKPIIVLTTVGAKTGALRKTALMRVEHGGRYAVVASKGGAPVEPAWAGNLRKNPQVELQDGALTRDYTAHESSGAERDEWWARAVEAWPDYAEYQKKTDRVIALFVLEPLATDSVAG; this is encoded by the coding sequence ATGCCACTGACCGGAGAGTACAAGCCCAGCACCGCTGCATGGGCGCGCGAGCAAGCCGAGACATTCGAGGCGACCGCGGGCGAAGAAGCGAACACGCTGCGCGGCAAGCCCATCATCGTGCTGACCACCGTCGGGGCGAAGACCGGCGCGCTGCGCAAGACGGCGCTGATGCGCGTCGAGCACGGTGGTCGCTACGCGGTCGTCGCCTCGAAGGGCGGCGCGCCCGTCGAGCCCGCCTGGGCGGGCAACCTGCGCAAGAACCCTCAGGTCGAACTGCAGGACGGCGCTCTCACACGCGATTACACCGCGCACGAGAGCTCCGGCGCTGAACGAGACGAATGGTGGGCGCGCGCCGTGGAGGCCTGGCCCGACTACGCCGAATACCAGAAGAAGACCGACCGGGTGATCGCCCTGTTCGTGCTCGAGCCACTCGCAACAGACTCCGTCGCCGGCTGA
- a CDS encoding isochorismatase family protein — protein MTLTTLDPRTALVIIDLQAGIAGSPQAAPVVARAVELADAFRAHDLPVVLVNVVSGAPGRTERPRPAAARPEGWAELLPELGEGIRVTKKTWGAFHGTDLDERLREQGVTQVVLSGIATSKGVESTARSAHEHGYNVTVAVDAVADTDPDSHRNAVERIFPALGETGTTAQIIDLLEATQR, from the coding sequence GTGACCCTCACCACCCTTGACCCGCGCACCGCGCTGGTCATCATCGATCTGCAGGCGGGAATCGCCGGCTCCCCTCAGGCCGCCCCCGTCGTCGCCCGCGCCGTGGAGCTCGCCGACGCGTTCCGTGCACACGACCTGCCGGTCGTGCTCGTGAACGTCGTCTCCGGAGCCCCCGGACGCACCGAGCGCCCGCGGCCGGCGGCAGCGCGCCCCGAGGGATGGGCCGAGCTGCTGCCCGAATTGGGTGAGGGCATCCGCGTCACGAAGAAGACCTGGGGCGCTTTCCACGGCACCGATCTGGACGAACGGCTGCGCGAACAAGGCGTCACCCAGGTGGTGCTCAGCGGCATCGCGACGAGCAAGGGCGTCGAATCGACGGCGCGGTCGGCGCACGAACACGGGTACAACGTGACGGTGGCCGTCGATGCCGTGGCCGACACCGATCCCGACTCCCACCGCAACGCCGTGGAGCGCATTTTCCCGGCGCTGGGAGAGACGGGCACCACCGCGCAGATCATCGACCTGCTGGAGGCGACGCAGCGTTGA
- a CDS encoding TetR/AcrR family transcriptional regulator: MSTSSRTAVMAAALDLFDRQGFEATSVEQIAKAAGVSRSTFFRQFGGKDDVVFADHELLLDMLREYLGKPHDDPWLAVRDACIKVFRHFAADPDLARRRYAVVRQVPALREREIVTVFRYERLFDEYLRDALPGLDPVDAVSFAAVVTAIHNHVLRRLIRGTKRVPVSVLSAALDEALRRFGVLGTAAAPASDDVVVAVFPRRMPVAEVARRLRADLPGAS, translated from the coding sequence ATGAGCACCTCTTCGCGCACCGCCGTCATGGCCGCGGCGCTCGACCTGTTCGACCGGCAGGGCTTCGAGGCCACCTCGGTCGAGCAGATAGCGAAGGCCGCCGGGGTGTCGCGGTCGACGTTCTTCCGACAGTTCGGTGGCAAAGACGATGTCGTCTTCGCCGATCACGAACTGCTGCTGGACATGCTGCGCGAATACCTCGGCAAACCCCACGACGACCCGTGGCTTGCGGTGCGGGATGCCTGTATCAAGGTGTTTCGGCACTTCGCCGCCGACCCCGACCTGGCGCGGCGGCGGTACGCCGTCGTGCGCCAGGTGCCGGCGCTGCGCGAACGTGAGATCGTCACGGTGTTCCGCTACGAACGGCTGTTCGACGAGTATCTGCGCGACGCGTTGCCCGGTCTTGATCCGGTGGACGCGGTCAGCTTCGCCGCGGTCGTCACCGCCATCCACAACCATGTGCTGCGGCGGCTGATCCGCGGCACCAAGCGTGTGCCGGTCTCGGTCCTCAGTGCCGCCCTCGACGAGGCGCTGCGCCGCTTCGGCGTGCTCGGCACCGCGGCCGCTCCGGCCTCCGACGATGTCGTGGTCGCCGTCTTTCCGCGCCGGATGCCGGTGGCCGAGGTCGCACGCCGGCTGCGCGCCGACCTGCCCGGGGCATCGTGA